The genomic stretch ATCCGCTTGCTTTTCGGCTAAGCCAGTAATAAGCACGGCAAAGCGCCGAGGGGTAGTGTAAACCTTAAGGTCCGTATAATCTAGGCGCAAATCTTCAAGCTGCGCTATAGCTTGTTCCTGAAGCTGCTGGAGTACACCAGGAGCGAATTTCGCTGGAATTTCTTCCGTACCAATCTCTAAGAGAAAATCTTTAGCCATCTTATTCGACCTCCTTTCCAGACTGACCCTTGAGTAAGGGGAAGCCCAGCTTTTCTCTCTGCTCAACATAGGCATGAGCACAAAGTCGAGCTAAGTTGCGCACACGAGCAATATAGCCTGTCCGTTCAGTGACGCTGATCGCCCCGCGAGCATCGAGAAGGTTAAAGGTATGAGAACACTTCAGAACATAATCATAAGCAGGAAGCACTAGGCCTTTTTCAACAGTGCGGATTGCTTCCTTCTCGTACATATCAAACCATACCTGTAGAGCTTCTACATCGGCCGCTTCGAAATTGTAATGGGAATAATCGATTTCGTTTTGCAGATAGATATCACCATAAGTAATATCGCCTACATATTCAATGTCGAAGACACTCTCTTTGTTTTGAATATACATAGCTAGGCGTTCTAAACCATAGGTGATCTCAGAGCAAACGGGTTTACAGTCAATCCCACCACATTGTTGGAAGTAGGTGAACTGGGTGACTTCCATGCCATCCAGCCAGACCTCCCAACCCAAACCCCAAGCCCCTAAGGTTGGCGATTCCCAGTTATCTTCAACAAAGCGAATATCATGCTCTTTCGGGTTAATTCCCAACCGCTCTAAGCTTTGCAAATAAAGCTCTTGGATATTGTTCGGGGAAGGCTTAATGATGACTTGATATTGGAAATAATGTTGCAAACGGTTAGGATTCTCCCCATAGCGTCCATCGGTGGGACGACGGGAAGGTTCGATATAAGCGACTTTCCAAGGCTCGGGGCCTAAGGCTTTTAAAAAAGTATTGGGGTTAAAGGTCCCTGCCCCTTTTTCTATATCATAGGGCTGGGCAATGATGCAGCCTTGCTCCCCCCAAAATTGATTCAGGGAAAGGATCATGTCCTGAAATTTCATAGTTTACCTCCCACTTAAAAGTTTTGTAAATTTTCTTTTATGGCCTAGGTTTCAAGTATTATAAGATACTTTGTTCTGGTCAGGATGACAGCATTAGCTGTCTGTCATCCTGAAGGAGGGGCTACGGAAGGATGTTCCTTTTACAAAAACAAAACTCCCGCCCCCGTAGCATTCTGCTACAGGGACGAGAGTATTCTTCCCGCGGTTCCACCCTGCTTGATCCCGCTCCGGGATCCGCCTTCATTAAAATGCACTCCAAGTGCCCCGATTCGCTTACCCGTTTGGTTTCCACCTTTCCCAAACTCTCTCTAGGGATACACAAATCTTCCTCTTATCATCGCACAATAGATTCAATTTGGAAATAATTATAGTACGGTCTGTTCTTTTTGTCAATCTAAGTGTCTTACGGACGTCTTTCCCAAGTTTTTCATTTTATATTATATGCTTACTTCTCAGATAAGACTCTTTAGATAGTGTCCGTAACTCGTGTTATAAATAGGCTCTATTAATCTTCCCACTTGCACCGCATCAATGTATCCCATCCGGTAAGCAATCTCCTCTGGGCAAGCAATCTTTAACCCTTGACGTTCTTCAACCGTTAGAATAAAGTTTGATGCTTGCAGTAAGGATTCAGGGGTGCCGGTATCTAACCAAGTAAATCCACGCCCCAGCTTTTCAACAGTTAATTCTTGTTTTTCTAAATAAATTGCATTGACATCGCTAATCTCTAGTTCCCCCCTTGAGGAAGGTTTAAGATGATTCACAATATCAACGACTTGATTATCATAAAAATAAAGTCCGGTGATTGCGTAATTGGATTTTGGACAAGCTGGCTTTTCTTCTATATTAAAAACCTGCCCCTCCATATTAAATTCAACAACTCCATAGGGTTGCGGTTCTTTCACCCAATAAGCAAAGACAGTTGCCCCGCTCTCCTGCTTGGCTGCTCGAGCCAGAATCTCCGATAACCGATAACCGTAAAAAAGATTGTCACCCAAAATAAGGGCACAGCTATCCTTCCCAATAAATTCTCGTCCAATAATAAATGCTTGGGCCACTCCCCCAGGACTTGGCTGGATTTCATACTTAATGCTAATCCCCCATTGGCTTCCATCCTGTAGAATTCTTTGAAAAGAAAATAGATCCTGAGGTGTTGTGATGACTAAAATCTCCCTAATGCCTGCTAGCATCAATGTGGTGAGAGGATAATAAATCATGGGTTTGTTATAGATCGGCATTAAGTGCTTGCTGACTGCTATAGTGAGGGGATACAAGCGGCTCCCTGATCCCCCTGCCAAGATAATTCCCTTCTTCGTCATACATTTCCACCTCTATACATTTCATCCAACAGATCACAGATACCTATTCACGACTTCAAGGTTCTTCTTCTCGTGTGTTCCACTTATATTATAGGTTTCGCCTACCTGGCCATTCTCCATTGCAACTCTTATGACATCACAATGATCGAGCACATAAAGCCAGTTACGGATATTTTGCCCATGGAAAGCATAAAACCGTTTCCGGCTTTAGCCCAAAAACGGTTTTATGCCCCTAACAGACCTAATTATAACATCTGCCCAGAAAAGACGATGAAGTAACGAAGGCATAAACCTCCAACTATAACTGCTCCATAAACGGGCAGAACCCAATGGCGATCCTTGATCATGCCGTAGACCGACAAGACCAGAGGCAACATCAAGCCAATCATCATTACACCAATCCAGAACAGATTTGCCATGGTGCCGGTAAAGTAGAGTGGATTTACGGACAGAAATAATACCATCAGTAGAATAATCTCCAGCACAATCAAAACTACATCTACTTTTTTGTAAAGTCCTAAACCTTCTTCTTTAGCAGCACCAATCAAGGTTGCTGCCAAACCAGTGGATACTCCCGATATTAAGAACAGAACCGCTAGAAAAGGAACCCCCACTAAACCAAGGAAAGGAACAGACCACAATGCATTCGTTGAAACCGCTGAAAGAAGAAACCCAGTGTACGTTGTCGTACTCAAGGCCAGAACTGCTCCCAGAAGCGCCACCGGCTTCCTTAAGGCGGAAAACTTTCCAGCTAGCTTAGCTATTGTTGCACCTAGACCTCCTTTTGAACTGAAGGACTTCCCCCAAACAAGAAAGGCGTAAATAAAGGCAAAGGTTACAAAGGTCGAAATGATAAAGGTTCCAATGGACATAACTGAGTGAGTATTAATATAGATCAAAAGCTTCCAAAAGGTTAAAGGCCTACTGAGGTCCACTACTAGTAGCCCCAATCCCAGCACTATGGCGATCGGTGCAATAAGGGCACCCGATTTAATGAGTTGTTCCGAACGATTCTTGTTAAATAGATCCGTTAGAGAAGCCGTCAAAAATCCCCCTCCAGCAATACCCGCTAAGAACAAGTATAAAGCAATCATCCCCGCCCAGGGAAGGTGTTCTTGAATTGGCATACCCCATGTAACATCCATGTTATCTCACCACCCCATCATAAATATAATAAATACTAGGCTGTGTTCCAAGTTCTCCCTTGCGGAACTCCACCTTACTCTTTGCCATAATTTTTGCCACATCACTCTCTGGATCATTGACATCACCAAAGCTTAATGACCCTCCCACACAGGTCGTAACACATGCTGGTTTAAGCCCCTGAGATACCCTTTCTTCAAAACAAAACGTACATTTATCTGCCGCACCCGTATCTGCGTTGATAAAACGTGCATCATAAGGACAAGCCGTTAGGCAATATTTACATCCAACACACTTATTCGGATCAATCATCACAAGTCCATTCTCATCGTAATGTGATGCTTTTGTAGGACAAACATCGACACAAGGGGCATTTTGGCACATCTGACACGCTTCTTTACCGAAATGCATGGTGACATTCGGATAGGTTCCAGTAGGACCAAAGGCCGGAGACATGGTTCTATATTGTCCGTCCGGAACGTTATTTTGAAATTTGCAGGCTACCGTACAGGCCTGACATCCAATACACTTTGCGATTTCTATGACCATACCGTAATGCTTAGCCAAGTTAATCATCCTTTCCTTCCAAATTTAATTGCCATAGTTCCAATAATTTAGCAGCACTTGAATAGATCGATCGCTTACGTTCAATAATCAGGGGTAGAAGTTTAGCGAGAAATATCCTTAAGTGCTTTTCTTCAAAGTCAATCCGTTCCTTCGTTCTAGAATCTCGGGCCAATAATGCCAAGAATTCAAGCTCAACTGCCAGATGATCGGGCAGTTCCTTGCCTTCTGCGCTGACTTCATAACCGCAGGCTTGGTAGAACTCTCTTACCAATTCCGCCTCTTTTCCCAGTATTAATCCATGATCAGAAACATGAACCGAGGCATAAGGAGCTGCCTCGACATCCCCGACCTCAAACAGCGGAATGTAGTGTTCCCACAACACGTCGACCCTTCGACTAGCCGAGGGAAACTTTCGACAAAACTCTTCAATTTCTTCAATATATACTTTACCCCCAGGGATTTCCTCCCACCACAAATCAATAAGCTCTTCAAGATGACCTGCAACTTCCTGGTGAGGCCTAGAAAATATCCCTGCAAAAGATAAGTATAATTCTGCTATATTGCTCAATGCACTCCCCACCTTTGCCTGCTCCTTTTGCCTGGGAGCTGACCCCTATGCCTTTTTAAGAGTTACAAAATTCATCGATGTGACGACGTTGCCTACTTCGCCGATAACGTTATCAGTAAGCTTATTGACATTAATCCCTTTACCATAGGCTCTCTTCATCTCAGGGGATATACGTCCAAATCCATGATAAGCAAATACTGTATCCGGCCGTATTCCTTGAGTGACCTTAGCCCTTCCTTTATGCTCATATTTTCCTGAAGAAATAACAATCTCATCACCATCTTTTATGCCAAGCTTCCCGGCACTCTCCGGGTTGATCCAAAGGGAATTCTCTGGCATCAGTTGATTAAGGATGGGAACATTTGCTGTACCGGCATTAGTATGCACAGCCACTTTTCCCTGTACAAATCGGAATTGGCCCTCCTCAGGTTGAGGATAGTGAGTGTATTGAGGGATTCCCTGTTTTGTAGCCTGTTGAACCTCTTCAGCATAGAACTCGATTTTTTTACTAGGTTTAGCGATTAAGTTATCCAAAGAGGCTAATGGATCCTTCCGCACATAAAACGGCTTCATTCCCTCCGGAGTCCAAACGCCTTTTTCCTTCATGTGTTCTAAAGTTATTCCCGCGGGGGTTAATTGTTGATTAATATAATCATCAATGGTTTCATAGGGGAAATACTGACCTATGCCCATGGTTTCACCGAGTTCTTTGTAAATCTGCCAAGCTGGTTTAGTATCAGGATAAACTAACGGAACCGCCGCCTGGCGAATAACATATTTCGGCGTTAAAGCTGACATATCATAGATTTGCTCGGACCGTTCCAAATACGTGCATTCAGGAAGAATCACATCGGCATACATCGCTGTGTCCGTCATGTAAAGATCGCATACCACCAACAGATCCAATTTCTTTAAGGCTTCAATGGTTCTTTCACTTTCCGTTATACTGATCACAGGGTTAAACCGATGGACGAACCAACCCTTAATTGGATAAGGACTTTCAGTAAGAATAGACTCGACTATTTGCCCAACAGCACCATCACCCTCAGGGATGATTTGCCCAGGCACTCCTTTTATCCCGGTACCATCGATTCTACTGGTGATCGGTTTGGGAAATTCCGGTTGACTTACGGAGCCAAGGGGTTTTGCATAGCCGGTCATCCCTGGGAATCGGTTGGTTACTCCGGCGTTTTTTACGCGGTAGTAACCTCCCGGAACTTCAAAATTGCCCATCATCATATTAACGATCATAATGCCTCTACGGAGTTGATAATCATTCGGTGTAAGTCCTGTCCGCCAACCGAATTCTATAAGTGCGTTGGGGCAAGCCTCCGCAAACTCACGTGTTACTCTGATGATGGTGTCTTTGGGAATTCCGGTTTCTTGTTCTGCCCATTCCGGTGTCTTATCCTTAACGGCCTCTTTCCATTGCTCGAACCCTGATGTATACCGCTCGACAAATTCTTTGTCATAGAGTTCTTCGTTAATAAGGATATTCGCCATGGCCATAACAAAGGCCAAGTCTGTGGCTCCCTTGATAGGCAACCATTCTCCCTTGGTTGCAGTGACATTAAGCCGAGGATCAAGAGAGACAATCTTCGCCCCTTTAGCAAGAGCTTTCATTATCCCTCGGGTCTGGGCAATGTGAATGCCTTCTAGCCAGTTGCGGCCGAAAGAAATGATATATTTTGCATTAGCATAATCAGCAGCAATCATTTCAACACCAAACATGCTATCCAAAGCCACCGAGCGTGTCATAGGGCAGGTTGCTTCATGAGAAAATATATTAGGACTGCCAATTCCCTTGCCGATAGCGCGAAAAAACATATCATGAGGCCCTTTGCGGCTAGCAAAAGCAATTTCTTCGCTACCATAGGTCGTTTGGATTTCTTTTACTTTTTCTGCAATATAGGTATAGGCCTCGTCCCAAGACACTTCCTTATATTTTCCAGTTCCTCGATCACCTGTTCTAATCATTGGTTTCTTAAGCCTTTGCGGGTCATACAATAATGAGGGTCCTGAATTTCCTCGGGCACAAATGACCCCTCCGAACCCTGAATCATTAGGGTTCCCCTCGATTTTTGTGACTTTTCCATTAGAAACCTTGACTGCGATCGGGCACTGGTTACGGCACATTTCACAAGCTGAAAAAATCGTAGCTTCTTCAGTAGTTTCAGTAGCAAGAGCCGTCTTCGGTGAAATTTTATTCAGGGCACCAAAACTACCCACAGTGATGGCTGTCCCTCCTGCGCCACAAAGTGCATATTTTAAAAACTCTCTCCTTCTCACTTCTCTTCCCTCCAACTCCATAATATTGATGATTATGATACTATTTTCACATAACTTTTTAAATATTACTACAGTTGAGCTTATCGCAACTACTTATAACCTCATAACGAACTTTTATACTATTAAGAATCTTACTTGAGGTGAATTTTAACCTTCAGCTATTCAAAATGCGATTTATGGTGTACCATAATGTTAATACCCTTTTGTGCTAGCCATTACACATGTCCAAAGGTTCTAATTCTATAAGAGAGGGTGACTACTTGGACACTCATCAATTACGAATTTTCATCGCTGTTTCAAAATTCCAAAGCATTTCTAAAGCTGCCAAGGTCATGCATTTAAGCCAACCTGCGGTTAGCACACATATTAAAAATTTAGAGGAATATTACAGAGGTCCATTGTTTGAGCGAACGCAACAAGGCGTCTCGCTTACTAAAGCAGGGCATGTTTTTTACAACTATGCCCAAAGGTTCTTAGCGTTGGAAGAAGAGATGAATCAGCAATTGGAGATTACCATGCAGCATGAAAATAACCAGATTATTGTTGGTGCAAGCACAACCATTGGTAATGTTTCACTTCCCTGTTCAATCTACCTATTTAAAGAGGAATATCCAGAGGTGAATATTCGGCTCGAAATTGCCAATGCTGAAGAAATACTGCGCAAAGTAAAGGACGAACAAGTTGATTTTGGTGTGGCTGAACTATTTCCTGAAGCTCCGGGGATAAGTACCCATCACGTTACTTCAGATGAGTTGGTGCTGATTGTGCCACCCTCCCATCCTGCCGAATCCGATAAAATTACCTTAGAGGAATTCTTGAATCAACCTTTAATCATGCGCGAAGCGGGATCGGGTACCCATAAAGTGCTTACCCAATTTCTTGAAACTCAGGGTTATACCTTCAAGGATCTTAAAATAATTACTGAAATGAATACTATTGACTCCATTAAGTCAGCTGTACAGGCAGGCATGGGAGGGGCTGTTGTGCCTCGCTTGTCCGTCAAAAAGGAAATATATCAAGGATCACTTAAAGCGCTTACTGTTGAGAATATGAATATGCCCGTGAACTATAATATTCTAAAACTTAATAATCATTATTTATCTTCTAAAACCAGACAATTGATCAAGTTTCTCACGGACCCAGAAGAACGCTTTTTATGTTAGTTATATTTAAATCAATAAGAAAAGTGTAGGACATGATTTAAATTGGCTTTCGATAAAAGGAGGGAATTGCCCAAGAGCAATTCCCTCCTTTTATCGTGCATTTGTTTACACTAAAAATCTCAATAATACTTTCGACCCAAGCCAGGTCCCAATAAACACTGCAACAGTGAAAATCCAGCCCGATAACGAACCCGAAGCAATACCATTGAGTACCAGACCTATGTTGCACCCGTATGCAATACGAGCTCCATAGCCCATAAGAATCCCGCCGATTAACGCAGAAATCGCAAACTTCATATCCTTAAGGGGGCGAAAGCGTGCCTGTGCAGCAACGAGTGTCGCCCAAAAAGCGCCCAATATCACACCCAGATTCAAATATGTCCCATCAGATAAGAACAATTGCCCAAGGGTAATATCCGTGCTATTGACTAAGCCAATTTTTGACCCTATCCATACGGACCATTCCTCAATAGATGTTGTAACTCCCCAAGGCCTTTGCCTAATAACCAGAACCAATAGATTTAAAATTGCTAACACAACTGCTCCAACCCAATAGGCCCATGGTCCCTTATAAACGATTTGCAGTTCTTTTCTCATATGGCTCTCCCTCTTAGTGTTTCTTTGTTATTTCTAACCGCCATATCCCATTGGAAACTTCACTTTCCGTGATTTCATGTCCATGTTCACGTACCCATAGAACAATGGCCCTGCTCGTACAACTATGGTCCGTTTCCAATACTAACCGATCGCCGCATGCTATTTCTTTCAACTTACGCTGTGTTTTAATGATAGGAATGGGGCACATTTCACCCCAAATATCTAAAGTATAGGTTTTCATGAATCAGCCAACTTCCTTTTGCTTTTGCTGCCACCTGCGAATGATTTTCCATAATAGGAGTAGTATCAATAACTCAGCAGCTATTGACGTAACCCAGCCTAGAGTATCAGGAAGTGATACTCCCGGAAATTCATGAAAAATTGTCCGCCAGAAGGATACGGAGTATTTACCTAAAAATGCTCCAATGAGTAGGCCTACTAACGCAACCATTTGCATGGCAAACCCTTCACCAACACGCATGAGAACACCAGTAGCACAGCCCCCAGCCAAAACCATACCCAATCCAAATAAGATGCCCCCAAGAACGGTGTGAAAGCCGAAAGGAGTGATATACAAATTCAATGGGTAGTTAAGCATATTAGCTAAATGAAACACAATCGCAAATCCAACAATACTAATGGCTAACAATAGGATTAGCGCTTCGGTCAGCTTGGTTGTGCCAACTAACAAAGGATCACGGAAAGCCGCCACAAAGCAAAACCTTGATTTTTGCAAAGTAAAGCCAATAGCTAAACTTACTGCAAAGATCATGGTTAGTTGGATACTCACTTGTATCAATAAAAAGAACAATAACAGTATAAAAAGCAGGAAACCAATATTCAATTTTAATTGTGACTTTTTTAACATTTTGACCTCTTTTTATATAAGTTATTACTTAATCTAAGTTTAATACTTTCTTAAAAATAGTCAACAAATTGTGTTATAGCTAAATTATGGTTTTCTACAATATAGTGGAATTATTAAGAGCGTGTCACACCATGCTTGAAAGCATTTTGCGGCACGCTCCTCGTCCTATAGGTCGTACGTTCTAGGTTAAACCTAGATTCTATTATAAAAACCTCTGCCATCTCTCTTAGAGAAAAGATATTTTATTTAACCACTGGGAATCCTTTATTGGCCCATCCAGTACCGGGTGTAGAAGGCATTCCCATGCCAGAATTTAAGGAGACTGCATCATAACCGAGTAAACGGAGGATCGCCACGGTCTGACCTGCTGTTTGACCGGTATAGCAATGCACGATTACCTTCTTATCTTTAGGAAGCTGGTTAAAGGAAGCTTGCATTCCCTTAGCGAAGGGAATATTGATGGCGCCTTCAATATGACCTTTTGCATAATCTTCGGCTTTTCTTACAGATAAGAACATAACACTTGTGTCCTTAGCATCTAAGGCTTTTTTTGCATCATCTTCACTGATTTTATAGTTAGCGTAGGTTGTGCCTTTCAGCTCAGCCATTTTCGAGAAGTAGTCGGTAATGGCGGTTTGGACTTCTGGCTTGATCTCCGTCTTTCCTGCCGGAATAGCATTCGCTGTGGTTTCAGTCACATCAGCGACCCCTTCGACTTTAGAGATCCCAAGATTCCAGCCTAGATTCACTGATTTTGCATTAAAACCAGCCACGTTTAAGAGAGCAACGGTCTGACCTGCTGTTTGGCCGGTATAGCAATACACCATGATCGTTTTGTCTTTGGGTAAGTTCACCAAGTTTTGGGCTATAGCCTCACCCCAAGGCATGTTAACCGCTCCTTTGATATGACCTGCATCATAATCCTTCGCTTGGCGTACGTCCACGATAAAGAGATCTTCACCAGCTTTAACTTTAGCTACAAAATCTTTCTCAGGAATTTTGTAAACATCTGCAGGCATGTTAGCAAAGTAAGCTTCCGCTGCCTCTTCAACCACATTCACTTCAGGTGCGGGGGGCTGAGCAGGCTCAGTCGGTGCCGGTTGGGTGGATGCCGCTGGTTGGGTCGTAGCTGGAGTACTGGAAGAAGTGGAACATCCTGTAAGAACGAGAGACAAAACCAAGAGCACTTCAATTGATAAAAGACCTAGCTTTTTCATAAATTTAAAACCTCCCCATATTTTTAAATCGCCCTATATAATGTGAACTTAAGAATGATCCCCTGCATTAGGTTGAGGCTGAGCACCTGAAGGTTGGCTACCGGAAGAACCTTGAGGCGGTGCAGCATTTTCTATTCCAACCACTGGGAATCCTTTATTCGCCCATCCAGAACCGGGAGTAGAAGGCATACCCATACCAGAGTTTAACGAGACTGCGTCATAACCGAGTAAGCGGAGAATGGCCACAGTCTGACCAGCCGTTTGACCGGTATAACAGTAGGCTACTATTTTTTTGTCCTGAGGAAGCAGCATCCCAAAATAGGCTTGCATTCCCTTTGCAAAAGGAAGATTAATCGCCCCTTCAATATGGCCTTTGTTAAAGTCGTCTGCTTTTCTTAAGGATAAGAACATAACGTTCGGGTCTTTAGCATCTAACGCTTTTTTTGCATCATCTTCACTGATTTTATAATTGGCATAGGTTGTGCCTTTCAGCTCAGCCATTTTCGAGAAGTATTCGGTAATGGCAGTTTGGACTTCTGGCTTGATCTCTGCCTTTCCTGCCGGAATAACGTTCGCTGTGGTTTCAGTCACATCAGCGACCCCTTCAACTTTAGAGATCCCAAGATTCCAGCCCAGATTCACTGATTTTGCATTGAAACCAGCCACGTTTAAGAGAGCAACGGTCTGACCTGCAGTTTGGCCGGTATAGCAATACACCATGATCGTTTTGTCCTTGGGTAAGTTCACTAGGTTTTGGGCGATAGCCTCACCCCAAGGAATGTTAACCGCTCCTTTAATGTGACCTGCATCATAATCCTTTGCTTGTCGTACGTCCATGATAAACAGATCTTCGCCGGCTTTGACTTTAGCTACAAAATCTTTCTCAGGGATTTTGTAAACATCTGCCGGCATTTTAGCGAAGTAAGCTTCGGCAGCCTCTCGTACTACATCCACTTGAGGTGTCTGGGGAGCCTGAGCCACGGGCTGTTGGGTAATAGCTGTTGCCGAAACACCAGATGAAGAAGTAGCGGAGCACCCAGAAAGTACAAGAGATAAACCAAGGAGAACCGTGAGAGATAACCTTATCCTTTTCATGAAACTAAATCAACCTCCCTCAATTTGTCTGTAAAATTTTTATTTGTTAAAATTTATACAAACTTATTATAAGGGAAGAATCCAAATCTGTGTTATAAGACATTACTATATACCCTATCAAAACATTTGATATCCTTCCCTTCTATGACTTCGTGATATTTGATAGAATAAAAGGAAAAAGCAGTTCTATGAAATGTTGAAAAAGCAAAGAATCAACGATGGCGGTGTGGAAATGAGAATACTAAAAAACTTCATTACCTCAAAATACAGCTATCTCCTTTTTACCTTTCTTTATATCTCGTGTCATATCATCCTTCTAACTCGCTTTCCCTTTGTTCATTCGGATGAAACCTGGTTAAGCGGTTTGTCTAGAAACATCATGGAGACAAATAGTTATGGCGTAACGGAATCCTTTTTTGATCTTTATCCCCGAAATCCTCACGCTATCAAGAGTATCTTCCATACCTTGCAAATCCTTTTCATCAAGCTGATGGGTTATGAAATTTTTACAATCCGTTTATTATCCTTTATATTTGGCCTGCTCACTCTATTCTTTTTCTATAGGCTCTGTAACACTATTTTCAATTCCAAAAAAGCGGCTACTCTTTCAACCCTGTTTTTGTCTATGGATATTCAATTCATTTATGCTTCACATTTTGCTCGGCAAGAAATAATTTTACTCTTTGTCTTGGTATTTTCCTTAAACTACTTTTTGTCTACCCTTTCAAACATGAAACTAATCCACCATGTCGTTCTGGGAAGTATCATCGGCCTTAGTATTGGTATCCATCCCAATAGCTTTATCCTATGTCTGACTATACTTTTTCTTTATCTATTCCATATTCTTTTTACGAAAAAGCTCCCTATTTACGGGCTATTTACCTATCTTGCTACGGTAGGAGCTCTTGCCCTCAGTTTCATTGCTCTAAGTTTTTATTTTGATCCTAATTTCATTAGCAATTACACTCAATACGGAAGTCAATTTGGAGTTACAAATACTCTTATCGCAAAATTCTCAGCTATTCAGAACTTTTATCTAAAGCTCTACTATGGAGTAAGCGGAACTTATTATACCCCTGATATTAAGCTAGAGTTTTATCTTTTTGCTATAGCCTTGGCTGCATCCCTGCTCTTATTATTTAATGAAAAGCAAAAAACAAGGGAACTCC from Desulfitobacterium dichloroeliminans LMG P-21439 encodes the following:
- a CDS encoding YeeE/YedE thiosulfate transporter family protein encodes the protein MRKELQIVYKGPWAYWVGAVVLAILNLLVLVIRQRPWGVTTSIEEWSVWIGSKIGLVNSTDITLGQLFLSDGTYLNLGVILGAFWATLVAAQARFRPLKDMKFAISALIGGILMGYGARIAYGCNIGLVLNGIASGSLSGWIFTVAVFIGTWLGSKVLLRFLV
- a CDS encoding sulfurtransferase TusA family protein, with the protein product MKTYTLDIWGEMCPIPIIKTQRKLKEIACGDRLVLETDHSCTSRAIVLWVREHGHEITESEVSNGIWRLEITKKH
- a CDS encoding YeeE/YedE thiosulfate transporter family protein; this translates as MLKKSQLKLNIGFLLFILLLFFLLIQVSIQLTMIFAVSLAIGFTLQKSRFCFVAAFRDPLLVGTTKLTEALILLLAISIVGFAIVFHLANMLNYPLNLYITPFGFHTVLGGILFGLGMVLAGGCATGVLMRVGEGFAMQMVALVGLLIGAFLGKYSVSFWRTIFHEFPGVSLPDTLGWVTSIAAELLILLLLWKIIRRWQQKQKEVG
- a CDS encoding rhodanese-like domain-containing protein translates to MKKLGLLSIEVLLVLSLVLTGCSTSSSTPATTQPAASTQPAPTEPAQPPAPEVNVVEEAAEAYFANMPADVYKIPEKDFVAKVKAGEDLFIVDVRQAKDYDAGHIKGAVNMPWGEAIAQNLVNLPKDKTIMVYCYTGQTAGQTVALLNVAGFNAKSVNLGWNLGISKVEGVADVTETTANAIPAGKTEIKPEVQTAITDYFSKMAELKGTTYANYKISEDDAKKALDAKDTSVMFLSVRKAEDYAKGHIEGAINIPFAKGMQASFNQLPKDKKVIVHCYTGQTAGQTVAILRLLGYDAVSLNSGMGMPSTPGTGWANKGFPVVK
- a CDS encoding rhodanese-like domain-containing protein, with translation MKRIRLSLTVLLGLSLVLSGCSATSSSGVSATAITQQPVAQAPQTPQVDVVREAAEAYFAKMPADVYKIPEKDFVAKVKAGEDLFIMDVRQAKDYDAGHIKGAVNIPWGEAIAQNLVNLPKDKTIMVYCYTGQTAGQTVALLNVAGFNAKSVNLGWNLGISKVEGVADVTETTANVIPAGKAEIKPEVQTAITEYFSKMAELKGTTYANYKISEDDAKKALDAKDPNVMFLSLRKADDFNKGHIEGAINLPFAKGMQAYFGMLLPQDKKIVAYCYTGQTAGQTVAILRLLGYDAVSLNSGMGMPSTPGSGWANKGFPVVGIENAAPPQGSSGSQPSGAQPQPNAGDHS
- a CDS encoding ArnT family glycosyltransferase, coding for MLKKQRINDGGVEMRILKNFITSKYSYLLFTFLYISCHIILLTRFPFVHSDETWLSGLSRNIMETNSYGVTESFFDLYPRNPHAIKSIFHTLQILFIKLMGYEIFTIRLLSFIFGLLTLFFFYRLCNTIFNSKKAATLSTLFLSMDIQFIYASHFARQEIILLFVLVFSLNYFLSTLSNMKLIHHVVLGSIIGLSIGIHPNSFILCLTILFLYLFHILFTKKLPIYGLFTYLATVGALALSFIALSFYFDPNFISNYTQYGSQFGVTNTLIAKFSAIQNFYLKLYYGVSGTYYTPDIKLEFYLFAIALAASLLLLFNEKQKTRELLISIILALVAINVGILWIGRFSQPSIIFLFPLFYILVTYVLLRMGKNAKVYLAILLSLMISMSSLANILPYLNHSYESYLQEIGKVVKKEDLVLANLNAEMYFDNGKLYDYRNLAYLEESNLTFEHYIDKHEIAYIIYPDEMDFIFAYRPEWNNVYGDISSYYDDMQRFLQTKTQLVYEFTEPTYGMRIARYINQKEWKIKIYKVKE